The DNA window AAGGAGATCCGCGACGAGGAGACGCTGCGCGAGGCGCTCATGCGGACCTGGATGGAGGATCTGCCCGACGACGAGCTGATCCTGCGCGACCTGAAAGAGTTGCGCGTCCCGGAGGTCGGGCCGGTGGTGTGGCCGGCCTATGACGACACCTCGGTCGGGGTGCGCTCGACAACTATCGACCTGGGGCGCTTGGACGACCCCGACACCCGAAGAGAGCTCGCGCGCGCCGTGCTACTGGCCGACGCGATCGAGCAGGAGCCCGAGCAGGAGGAAGAGTCGCCGCACGCCACCGAGCCTCGCGACGAGGATTCGGCCGGCGAGCACGACGAGACCCCTGCCCGCGAGGCTCCACCCCAAGAAGAAAAGGAAGACGACGAGCCGCACGCCACCGCGAGGACCACTCCTCCGGCCGGCACGCACTCGGTCTACATCGGCGGCGCGCCTGGTGCCGACTGGTACCTACCTCCGCCCGATAACAACCGCCTCTACTGAGGCGCTGACCGAACCCGAACCCCGCCGTGAGCGGGGTTTTTGCATGCCAGGAGGCAGTGATGGGAACCCCAATCCCTGACGAGGAACCCCGGTCGATAGAGGACCGTGAGGCGCGGATCGCTGAGATCGACGAGCGCATCGCCGAACTCGACGCCGAGTATTCCGGAACCCGCATGGCGGATGAGGCCCGTGAGGAGTGGAACAGTCTCAACTCAGAGCGGGACAATCATCTGACCACGGTGCAGGAGATGCGGGCGCGGCGTCAGCGGCTGCAGGAGGTCTCGCGGACCCAGCCCAACGCTGGTGAGCGGGCCGATGCCACAGCGCAGGCCCCGTCGTTCGTTAAGAGTCGTGGTGCGGACATCTACGAGATCTCGCGGCTGCGAGCGGATTCCTCCTCTGAGGAGGAGTACCGGGACAAGCTGCACGACAACGCGCGCCGCGCCATCGAGCGGGCGAAATTCCCGCCCGACGCCGGACGGTCCCGAGAGGATGTAGCCGAGCACGTCGAGGATCTGCTCGCGCGCACCGACTCGCGTGACGGGTGGCTGGCCAAGCGCATCCTCACGACCGGTAATCCGGTCTATGACCGGGCGTTCGGTAAAGCGGTCATGCACGGGCCGCACACCTGGACGGCGGAAGAGCAGCGGCAGATGGCCCTGAGTCCGGACTCGGCTGGTGGTTTCGCTGTGCCGTTCCAGTTGGACCCGACTGTGATTCTGACGAGCGATGGTTCGACGTCGCCGCTGCGGCAGATCGCCCGGGTGGAGCAGATCACGTCCAAGACGTGGCAAGGCGTCACCTCGCAGGGGATCACGGTGTCGCGGTCCGGGGAGGGCGCCGAGGCGGACGACGACAGCTTCACGATCTCCCAGCCCGAGGTGACGCCGTCCCGGGTGATCGCGAACGTTCCGTTCTCCGTGGAGGTGGACCAGGACTGGCCGCAGCTCCGCTCGGAGATCAGCCGTCTGCTGATGGACGCCAAGGAACGCGAGGAGGACAGCTCTTTCGTCACCGGCGACGGGTCGGGCAACAACCCGAACGGTGTCGTGGCGACGCTGGCCGCCAGCTCGGAGGTGCTCGACGGCGGCAGCTTCGACGTCGACGACCTCTACTCACTGGAAGAGGCGCTTCCCGTCCGGAGCCGCGGACGGGGACGGTTCTTGGCGAACAAGAGCGTGTACAACGACGTGCGCAGCCTGTCTACCGGCTCCGATGGTGGCGACCTGTGGGTGCGCCTCGGATCGGGCCAGCCGAGTGAACTGCTGGGCTACCCGGCGCACGAGGCATCGGCCATGGCCGGGTCCGGCACCGAGGGCAACAGGTACCTGTTGTTCGGCGACTTCAGCCAGTTCCTGATCGTGGACCGGCTGGGGATGACGGTGGAGCTGCAGCCCCACGTGCTCGGCAGCTCGAACCAGCGGTGGACCGGTCAGAGGGCGGTCGTCGCGATCTGGCGTAACTCCAGCCTGGTGCTGGCGGACAACGCGTTCCGTGTGCTGGTCAACGGCACCTGAGCCGAACCGGGGCGTCGACGGGGCGCCCCGGTGCGCCGTCGTCGGCACCGGCCGGTGCGGCACCGGCTACATGGCCCGACTGCTCACCGCGGCCGGTGTCGACTGCGGGCACGAGCAGTGGTGGACACCGGTGGCTCGCCGGCGCCGCCCGGGCCTGGAGGCCGACAGCTCATGGATGGCGCTGCCCGACATCGAAGCAGGCATCTGGCGCGGTGCGGTGGTGCATGTGGTGCGTCACCCGGTGGACGTTGTGTCCTCGCTGGTAGGGATCGGGTTCTTCGCCGGCCGCGGCCGGCCGGAGTATCTCGCCTTCGCGCTGGAGCACGAGCCCACCCTGGTCGGTCGGCCTGAGATGGAGGCTGCGGTGGAGTGGTGGGTGCGGTGGAACCGCCGGTGCGCGGCCGTCGCCGACATGACCGTGCGTGTGGAGGACCTGCCCGACCGGGCAGATGATCTCGAACCGGCCGTCGGCCGGCTGGGTCACCAGCGTCCCGACGTGCCGCGCGATGTGAACCACCGCAACCGCGCCGCGGTGGACCAGGCCGCGGTGTGGCGCCTGCTTGACGGCCGCGCCGAACCCGTCGGCTACGGCGGGGGTGGCGCGTGCGGGTGAGCTACGCGATCCGTGCCCACCCCGACCGGGCCGACCTCGTCGCCGACCTGCTCGCCCGGCTCGGCCTCGACGAGACCCACGTGGTGTGGGACCGGTGGGGCGACAGCTGGGACACCGGCCGCAGGGCGTGGCAGGCCCACGACCCGGATGCGGACTGGCACCTGGTCATCGAGGACGATGCGATCGTGAGCCGGGACCTACTGCCCGCCGTCGAACAGACCGTGGAGACTCTGCCGGAGCAGTCGGTGCTGTCGCTCTACCTCGGTCGTGAAGGCAGCCGAGGCATCGCCGCCGCAGCCGAGCGCGCCACCACCCGCGGGGCCGCATGGGTGCAAGCGCCCCACCTGGTATGGGGAGTGGCGATCGCCGCCCCGACGGCTTCCATCCCGGCGATGCTCGACTGGTGCGACCGGCTGGAGTGGCCGTCGCGCGTGTACGACACACGTCTGGCCGCCTACTACCAGCACCGCGCCTGGCCCGCCTGGTACCCGGTGCCGTCGTGGGTTGACCACGGTGGGGCGCCCTCTCTGCTGGGGCGGGGCGCGCGCCGCCAGGCGCTGGCCTTCGTCGGCGCGGATGCCTCAGCGCTGGAGGAGCTCGGCCGGGACGGCGGTGTCGTCCGCGCCCGCACGCGAACACGCAAGGAGACCACTGTGTCAGACACCGATCTTGTCATCGCCAAGACCAGCGCTGTGGTGCGCCACCACGGCCGCCGCGCGGTGATCCAGAAGGGGACCACGGTCGCCGAGAAGGGGGCCGACATCGTGCGCGATCACGAACACTTGTGGGAGCCGATCCGGGTGGACTACCCGGCGGAGCAGGGATCACGCGGCCGGCGGGTTGAGGACACCACCGCCGCGCCCGGCCAGGTCCGCGAGGCAGACACCACCGTGGCCGCCGCGCCGAAGGAAGAACCCACCACGGAGGCACCGGCGGAGCCGACCACGAAGCAGGTCCGCCGGTGGGCCAAGGAACAGGGCTACGAGGTGCCCAGCTCCGGCAAGCTCCCCGAGGACCTGGTGGCCGCCTACAAGCGGGCACACGGCGGCGGGTGGTAACCGATGGCCATCGGAGACCCGTACGCCAGCCTGGCGGAGCTGAAGGCGCGGCTGAGCATCGTCGATACCGAGGACGATGACGCGCTCAACGGGGCGCTCGCCGCCGCGAGTAGGGGCGTGAATCAGTTCTGCCAGCGCCAGTTCAACAAGTCGACCACGGCCAGCGACCGCCAGTTCGCGGCGACCACATCGACGCTGCTGCTGGTGGACGACTTCCACACCACCACTGACCTGGTGATCGACGGAGACCCCTACGACTCCGGCACGCACACGCTGGAACCGCTCGGCGGGATTGTCGACGGCGAACCCGGCTGGCCCTACTGGCGCATCCGCGGCGCGGACTTCTCGGGCGTGGTGGAGGTGACCGCCCAGTGGGGGTGGGCTGAGGTGCCCGAGTCGATCACCGAGGCCACGCTGATGACGGCGATCGAGATCTTCAAGATGAAGGACAGTCCCTTCGGTGTCCAGGGCAACGCCGAGATGGGACTGATCCGGATCCGAGAGAACCACCGCGTATCCCAAATACTTGCGCCCTACCGGCGCCGGGCCGTGGCGGTGGCGTGATGACGAGGGGGACCTGATGGCCTCAGTGTCGGCGGTGCGCCAGGTACTGGCGGCTCGGCTGGAGACGATCCAGGGTCTGCGGGTTCGTGAGCACGTATCCGGCGAGATCAGCCCGCCGGCGGCGGCGATCCTGCCCGGCATCGGAACCGAGACCTCGACCGGCCGTCCGGCGATCGAGTACGACAAAAGCTTCGGACGCACCGCGCACAAGTTCAACTTCCTGATCAAGGTGGCCGTTTCCACCTCGCACAACGAGGCCGGCCAGGCGGCGCTGGACTCCTACCTCGCCTCCGAAGGTGAGAACTCGATCAAGGAATCCATCGAACGCCGCATGGACGCCCTGGAGCTCGACGGCGACCACATCGCCGACTACGCGCTCGTGCCGGGGGTGGTCCACTACGGGCTCATCCAGTGGGGCGGAGTCGACTACCTCGGCGCTGACGTGCACGTCGAGGTCCAGGCGCGGTGACTGAACTGAGAGGACATTATGGCTCTGATTACGACACACACCATCAGCACAGACGGTGGTGCGCCGACGTTCGGCGCCGCTGACAACGCGGACACGGCCGAGACGGGCAGCACGAACGTGCTGGTGGTGAAGAACGCTTCCGCCTCGTCGGTGGACGTGACGATCGCGGGGCAGGGGACGCTGGCGTCCGGCGCGGACTACCCGGATCGGGTGTACACGGTGGCGGCGTCCGAGGAGGCGTGGATCCCACTCCTGTCGGTGTATCGCAACGTCGACGGTGAGGCGGAGCTCTCCTACGAGGCGACGGCCGATGTGACACGTGCGGTGGTGAGGCTGTGATGGCCCCGCCCCGTAGGAGGCGCCCGGAGGCTCCGGCTCCGGAACCGGCGCGGTACGGCACCTATGTGGTGGTCGGCCCGCACCCGGTTCTTGGGAAGAAGCGCGGCGAACAGGTGGAGCTGGAGGAGTCCCACGCGGCCCGGTTGATGCGTGCGGGCCATGTGGAGCCCGCCCCACCTCCGGATCCGGATCCGCCGCCGAAACCCAAATCGAAGAAGAAGCCCGCAGAGCCCCGCCAGAGCGCGGGGCTTTCTCATGCCCAGGACCAGACGGTCCCGGATCCCAAGGACGAGTCGTCGGCCGAGCTCCGGCCGCAGCAAGAGGTGAAGGAGGCCGGCGATGGCTAAGCCCATTGTCCTGAAAGACTGCTTTATCGAGGTCGACGGCGTGACGCTGTCCGACAACTCGAACCAGGTCACGGTGAACCGCAGCAAGAACGAGGTGGAAACCACCTCGTTCGGGTCCGGCGGCACCCGGCGCGCCCACGGGCTCGCCGATGACTCGTTCGAGATCCAGTTCATGCAGAGCTTCGAGCTCGCCTCAGTGGATGCGACGCTCTCGGATCTGCAGGAGAACGAGACTGAATTTCCGGTGGTGGTGCGGCCCACGAGCGACCCGGTGGGCTCCTCGAACCCTGAGTACTCCGGAACCTGCATCTTGCTGGAGTACACCCCGTTGGACGCTTCACCGGGTGAGCTGTCCGAGATCTCGGTGACGTTCCCGGCGCAGGGCTCCATCGCGCGGGCCACGTCCTGATGGCGCGTAGTAGCCCGCCTCCTCTTGAGGTGGAGGTGGGCCGCGAGGTCGCCCGGGTCGCCAAGGAGCTGCGGGCTGTCGACAAGAAGCTGCCAACGAAGTTCCGCGCCGAGCTGCGCAAGGCCGGCAAGAGTGGCGCCGACCGGGTGAAGTCCGAAGTCAAAAGCCTGCCCGTGAAAGGCGTCTCCGGCGGCACCTCGGCTCACCCGCACAAGCGGCGCCAGCTCCGCCGGCGGGTGGCCCGCGGTGTACGGGTGCGGGCCAGCACGAAGCAGGGCATGCGGATCGTTACCGCGATGCCCGAGGCCGAGCAGAGTGTGATCCCACGCGGGTTGGATTCGGCGACCCGGCACAGGGGCGGCGGGTGGCGTCACCCGGTGTTCGGTAATCGCGACGTGTGGGTCGACCAGACCGGCGGGTCGTGGTTCTTGGAGCCTTTGGGTGAGATGCAGCCCGACGTACAAGCCAACGTCCGGCGTGTACTCGATGACGCCGCTGAGCAGGTGGCGGCAGCGGGAGGCAGCCAGTGACAGCACCGGTGCCGACCCGCGAGGAGGCCCTGGCGACCGCGGCCCGGCTGCTGCGTGACGCCGAGATGATTCAAGACCGCGGCCTGATGGAGCTCTACACCGAGATGGCCAACGGGTGGTTGTCGCTGGCGTCGGTGCTCCAGGACGCGGAGTCCGCGTAAAGCGTGGCTCGGCCGGGTTCTCGGGTCCCTGGTCGGGCCACTCACTCAGACCCGAGAAGCCCCGGAAGGAAGCCCCGAGATGGCCCGAGGAGAGACCCGATGACCAGCAAGCAGAACGCCACGATCACCAACATCGACTACGACAAGCCACCCGAGGACGCCGCGGAGGCCGCCGAGGCTGAGGCCGAGGACCGGCGCCACGTCCTCCAGGTGCCCACCGGCGACGGCGAGAATCTCGAACTCGTGCTGCCCAAGCGGTGGAAGCGGTTCAAGTTCATGCGCCGCATGAGCTCCGGCGACCTGTGGGGAGCGATCGAGGCGATCGGTTTCGCCGAGGAGCAGCTCGACCGGCTCGAAGAAGCTGACATCAGCGAAGAGGAATTCGAGCAGGCGGTGCGCACCCTCGGTGAGTCGCTGACCGGCAAGTCTGAGGGAAAGTCCTCGAACTCGAAGGACTGATCCCTGACGAGCTGCTCCAGCTCGCCGTGTTGGTGAGCGAGCACTCTGAGGACGTCGAGGCCGACCTCGCGCGCTACTACCCACGCGACGCCGACCAGCTCAACGCGTTCTTCCGCGGCGAGATGAGCATCCGGCGGCTCCACGTCCTCGTCTCCCGACTCCCGCGCGATTCGGCGACCCACGCCGTGCGGGTCGGCGGGCGCGGCCACGCCGACTGGGACGACCACACCGAGCTCATGGCCGGGGTGATCGAGGAGCTGCGCAGGTTCCAACTGCTGTTCCGCCAGGCGAATACCGACCCGAAGAAGAGCCACACGCTGCCGCGGGACATCGACTACGTGCCGCGGCCCTGGAACGACGAAACCACACCTGAATAACGCCGAAGGAGGTGACGCATGGCCTCGGTCACCAGCCTCGGGTTCAACATATTCAGCTCGTGGTCCGGCAAGGGTGTCCGCGACGCCGTCAAGGACGTCTCCGGGTTCTCCGACCGGATGAAGCAGGTCGGGTCGAATGTCCGCGGGGTCGGCGAGACCATGTCGGCCTCGGTCACCGCGCCGCTGGTCGGCATCGGTACGGCAGCGGTGGCAACAGCCGGAGAGTTCGAGAGCGCCATGCAGGGCGTGGCCGCCGTGACCGGCGCCACAGGAGAGGCGTTCTCCGACCTGGAAGAGGAAGCCAAGCAGCTCGGTTCCAGCACCGCATTCAGCGCAACCGAAGCGGCGAATGCGATGGAGTTCCTCGGAATGGCCGGCTGGGACAACACCCAGATCCTCTCCGGCATGGAGGACGTGCTGGACTTGGCGTCCTCGGGTCAACTGGAGCTGGCGGCCGCAGCGGATGTCGCCTCGAACGTCATGTCCGCGTTCGGGATGGAGGCGTCCGAATCCCAGCGTGCAGCTGACGCACTCGCATTCGCATCAGGTAATGCGAATGTGAACGTCGAAGGGCTTGGAATGAGTTTGTCCAAGTCCGCGGGTGCGGCCAGCTCTGCGGGCTGGGAGGTCGAGCAGGCCACGGCTGCGCTGGGCCTGTTCGGTGACGCTGGTATTCGCGCTGAGGAGGCTGGTACTGGTCTTTCTGGGATCCTCGGCGAAATCATGGCGGAGGGCTCTCAAGCCTCGGAGGTGTTTAGCGATTTCGATATTGCGCTGAAGAACTCCGACGGATCGGTACGCAGCCTCTCCGAGATCCTGATTGACGCCAAGGATGCTGGCATTGGTTTCAATGATGCGACCGAGGCGTTCGGTGCCGAGCATGGCAAGAAGTTCGCCACCATGCTCGGCTTGTCCACCGAGCATCTGAAGGATGCAAAGTTTTCCGCTGATGACGCAGCAGATTCCGCAGGCCGTATGGCGGAAACCCGAATGGAGGGGTTCCAGGGCGGCGTCAAGGAGCTGAAGAGCGCCTTCGAGGGTCTGATGATCGCGATCGCCGATTCAGGGTTGCTGTCATGGATCACCTCGGTTGTCGGCAAGGTCACTGAGTGGACCCAGGCTGTATCGAAGGCGCACCCGTGGCTGCTCAAGCTCGGTGTGATCCTCGGCGTGGTGGCCGCAGTGATCGGGCCGCTGCTGATCGTCGTCGGGGCGCTGATCAGCGCGATCGGGGCGATCGGGGCTGTGATGACGCCGGTCGTCGGTGTCGTCGCTGCGGTGGTGGCTGGGATCGCCGCGCTCGGTGCCGCACTCGTCCTGGCGTGGAAGCGGTCAGAGCAGTTCCGCGGCGCCGTCATGGGTGCCTGGGACGGCATCCAGGCCGGCTGGAATGCGCTGTGGGAGGGCGCGCTCAAACCCGGTATCGATGCCCTCGTCGGCATCTGGAAGCAGATGTGGCCCACGATCAAGCAAACCGCGATCGACGCGTGGAACGCGGTCATGGCCAAGTTCAACGAGATCAGGCCGAAATTCCAGAAGATCTTCGATCGGATCGCGACGATCGTCAAGATAGCTGTCGCGATCATCCAATCTGTGTGGGATGACCACGGCGACACCGTGATGTCGGTCATCTCCTTCATTCAGAATGTGTTCGTCGCCCGCCTTAAAGGTGCTTTCCAGATCATCACTGGAATCGTTAAGGGCGCATTCCAGATCATCACCGGCATCTTCTCCGGAGCCCTCGACGTGATCTCCGGGGTGCTGGATATCTTCATCGGTCTGTTTACCGGCGACTGGCGCCGGATGTGGGACGGCGTCCGGCGGATCTTCTCCGGGGTATGGACTGCCGTGACTTCCATCTTCCAGGGCGCCGTCACCATCCTGAAGGGCCTCGTCTCCGGTCTCATCACCGGCATCGTGACGCCATTCAAGTGGCTATGGAACTGGCTGGTCGGAAACTCGCTAATCCCGAACTTGGTCGCCGCGATCAAGATGCACTTCACGATTATGAAGACGATCATCAAGACCATATTCCGGGCGATCCGCGCCATCGCTATATGGGTATGGCGCAACCTCGTCCTACGCGTCGTCAACTTCGTTCTGAACCTACGTGACCGGACTGTTGCGGTATTCGTGGCGCTGAGGAACAGGGCGCGGTCGATCTGGAACACCATCCGCACCTGGCTGACGGACCGTGCCCGTTCACTACGCGATCGGGTCGTTGACGCGCTCACCACGCTGAAAGAAAAATCCGTCGATGCGTTCGAGAAAGCGAAGGACGGCGTAAAGAAAGCCTGGAACAAACTCAAGTCGGTGGCGAAGACCCCGGTTGAGTTCGCGATCGAAACCGTCTACAACCAGGGTCTGCGGAAGCTCTGGAACAAGGTCGCCGAAAAGGTTCCCGGCATCAGCAAGCTGGGCAAGGCCCAGGTCCCGAAGGGCTTCGCTGGT is part of the Haloactinospora alba genome and encodes:
- a CDS encoding HK97 family phage prohead protease, which gives rise to MSQTVERRAEVPPRDDVLRQAPFALRAADTRDDEPGDGLTLDGFAAVFNRESIIDSWEGRFREKISPGAMKKSFRENPPRVQFDHGRHPLIGSIPIASVERIAEETDPDLAPEGGAHVVGRLHDNWLIEPVRDAIAAGAVDGMSFRFGVVRQRWFEASGKEIRDEETLREALMRTWMEDLPDDELILRDLKELRVPEVGPVVWPAYDDTSVGVRSTTIDLGRLDDPDTRRELARAVLLADAIEQEPEQEEESPHATEPRDEDSAGEHDETPAREAPPQEEKEDDEPHATARTTPPAGTHSVYIGGAPGADWYLPPPDNNRLY
- a CDS encoding phage major capsid protein, which produces MGTPIPDEEPRSIEDREARIAEIDERIAELDAEYSGTRMADEAREEWNSLNSERDNHLTTVQEMRARRQRLQEVSRTQPNAGERADATAQAPSFVKSRGADIYEISRLRADSSSEEEYRDKLHDNARRAIERAKFPPDAGRSREDVAEHVEDLLARTDSRDGWLAKRILTTGNPVYDRAFGKAVMHGPHTWTAEEQRQMALSPDSAGGFAVPFQLDPTVILTSDGSTSPLRQIARVEQITSKTWQGVTSQGITVSRSGEGAEADDDSFTISQPEVTPSRVIANVPFSVEVDQDWPQLRSEISRLLMDAKEREEDSSFVTGDGSGNNPNGVVATLAASSEVLDGGSFDVDDLYSLEEALPVRSRGRGRFLANKSVYNDVRSLSTGSDGGDLWVRLGSGQPSELLGYPAHEASAMAGSGTEGNRYLLFGDFSQFLIVDRLGMTVELQPHVLGSSNQRWTGQRAVVAIWRNSSLVLADNAFRVLVNGT
- a CDS encoding Lsr2 family DNA-binding protein produces the protein MSYAIRAHPDRADLVADLLARLGLDETHVVWDRWGDSWDTGRRAWQAHDPDADWHLVIEDDAIVSRDLLPAVEQTVETLPEQSVLSLYLGREGSRGIAAAAERATTRGAAWVQAPHLVWGVAIAAPTASIPAMLDWCDRLEWPSRVYDTRLAAYYQHRAWPAWYPVPSWVDHGGAPSLLGRGARRQALAFVGADASALEELGRDGGVVRARTRTRKETTVSDTDLVIAKTSAVVRHHGRRAVIQKGTTVAEKGADIVRDHEHLWEPIRVDYPAEQGSRGRRVEDTTAAPGQVREADTTVAAAPKEEPTTEAPAEPTTKQVRRWAKEQGYEVPSSGKLPEDLVAAYKRAHGGGW
- a CDS encoding head-tail connector protein: MAIGDPYASLAELKARLSIVDTEDDDALNGALAAASRGVNQFCQRQFNKSTTASDRQFAATTSTLLLVDDFHTTTDLVIDGDPYDSGTHTLEPLGGIVDGEPGWPYWRIRGADFSGVVEVTAQWGWAEVPESITEATLMTAIEIFKMKDSPFGVQGNAEMGLIRIRENHRVSQILAPYRRRAVAVA
- a CDS encoding phage tail tape measure protein, giving the protein MASVTSLGFNIFSSWSGKGVRDAVKDVSGFSDRMKQVGSNVRGVGETMSASVTAPLVGIGTAAVATAGEFESAMQGVAAVTGATGEAFSDLEEEAKQLGSSTAFSATEAANAMEFLGMAGWDNTQILSGMEDVLDLASSGQLELAAAADVASNVMSAFGMEASESQRAADALAFASGNANVNVEGLGMSLSKSAGAASSAGWEVEQATAALGLFGDAGIRAEEAGTGLSGILGEIMAEGSQASEVFSDFDIALKNSDGSVRSLSEILIDAKDAGIGFNDATEAFGAEHGKKFATMLGLSTEHLKDAKFSADDAADSAGRMAETRMEGFQGGVKELKSAFEGLMIAIADSGLLSWITSVVGKVTEWTQAVSKAHPWLLKLGVILGVVAAVIGPLLIVVGALISAIGAIGAVMTPVVGVVAAVVAGIAALGAALVLAWKRSEQFRGAVMGAWDGIQAGWNALWEGALKPGIDALVGIWKQMWPTIKQTAIDAWNAVMAKFNEIRPKFQKIFDRIATIVKIAVAIIQSVWDDHGDTVMSVISFIQNVFVARLKGAFQIITGIVKGAFQIITGIFSGALDVISGVLDIFIGLFTGDWRRMWDGVRRIFSGVWTAVTSIFQGAVTILKGLVSGLITGIVTPFKWLWNWLVGNSLIPNLVAAIKMHFTIMKTIIKTIFRAIRAIAIWVWRNLVLRVVNFVLNLRDRTVAVFVALRNRARSIWNTIRTWLTDRARSLRDRVVDALTTLKEKSVDAFEKAKDGVKKAWNKLKSVAKTPVEFAIETVYNQGLRKLWNKVAEKVPGISKLGKAQVPKGFAGGGVVPGYQSAKRDDVMTPMRSGEGVLVPEVVRGLGPGFVHSLNAVGNSGGVGAVRKLSEQTNRAGLGQAPRDGTGTFANQAGFARGGVVGEWISDKWDDIAGKAKEWATKPFNALSDKIKGKFGTGDNFEGIPHHAFKLIKEKALDAFKDADDEWASMGGADSWVGLASASERLQRAARFARKQHGDPYVWGGVGPNGYDCSGFMAAIENKIRGTHPYSRRYTTHNFSGGGPAGWERGLRSPFMIGNTHSGVGHQAGTLMGVNVEAAGGGKGVRVGTSARGAGAGMFTSRWGFAPVAGDSTASGKSRGGVVADRGATLSPGLNLLNNRTGKPEPLQRVDREQEPAEVHLYLHGDDEEQLRRLRKQIRIKGGNVQTVLGNGGRR